The following are from one region of the Arcobacter defluvii genome:
- the ftsH gene encoding ATP-dependent zinc metalloprotease FtsH, which yields MAKKQQNNSNNNNNNNANNGNNNNFFNNNPLLIFVIFSIVTIFAFKTIFPEDQISSGTNSNIQAFGQTTNKTIAYSDLKKLISSGKIEYVGIGNTQIRAVSKNDGGQVVTYTARRVIPDETLITTLEQNGIGYGGINEENILADILFGWVLPIFIFFAIWMFIAKRMQKSMGGGSGGILGIGSSKKMINSEKPNVKFDDMAGNKEAKEEVQEVVDFLKSPDRYVRLGAQIPKGVLLVGPPGTGKTLLAKAVAGEADVEFLSVSGSAFIEMFVGVGASRVRDLFEQAKKVAPAIIFIDEIDAIGKSRASGGPMGGNDEREQTLNQLLAEMDGFSTEHAPVIVLAATNRPEVLDPALLRPGRFDRQVLVDKPDYEGRIEILKVHIKDVKLGKNVDLKEIAKMTAGLAGADLANIINEAALLAGRANKDEVEPSDFKEAVERQIAGLEKKSRRISPKERKIVAYHESGHALIAEITKGANKVNKVSIVPRGLAALGYTLNTPEENKYLMQKHELLAEVDVLLGGRAAEQVFIGEISTGAGNDLERATGIIKSMATIYGMSDIAGLMVLEKRTNQFLGGQTQKDYSDAMAKELDNHVKTLLNERYEIVLNALKENSAAIEQMTAELLDIEVITGERVREIIKENGGKVFEDEDLHSEAITLEDETTKTETTEL from the coding sequence ATGGCTAAAAAACAACAAAATAATAGCAATAATAATAACAATAACAACGCTAATAATGGGAATAATAACAATTTTTTTAATAATAATCCATTATTGATATTTGTAATTTTTTCAATTGTTACAATATTTGCATTTAAAACAATTTTTCCAGAAGATCAAATATCTAGTGGAACAAATTCAAATATTCAAGCATTTGGACAAACAACAAATAAAACTATCGCATATTCTGATTTAAAGAAATTAATTAGTTCAGGAAAAATAGAGTATGTAGGAATTGGAAATACTCAAATTAGAGCAGTTTCAAAAAATGATGGTGGACAAGTAGTAACATATACTGCAAGAAGAGTAATACCTGATGAAACATTGATTACAACTTTAGAGCAAAATGGTATTGGGTATGGTGGTATTAATGAAGAGAATATTTTAGCTGATATTTTATTTGGATGGGTATTACCAATATTTATTTTCTTTGCCATTTGGATGTTTATTGCTAAACGAATGCAAAAATCAATGGGTGGTGGTTCAGGAGGAATTCTTGGAATTGGTTCATCTAAAAAAATGATTAATTCTGAAAAACCAAATGTTAAATTTGACGACATGGCTGGAAATAAAGAGGCTAAAGAAGAAGTTCAAGAAGTTGTTGACTTTTTAAAATCTCCAGATAGATATGTAAGACTTGGTGCTCAAATCCCAAAAGGTGTTTTATTAGTAGGACCTCCTGGTACAGGGAAAACACTTTTAGCAAAAGCAGTTGCTGGTGAAGCTGATGTTGAATTTTTATCAGTTTCTGGATCAGCTTTTATAGAGATGTTTGTTGGGGTTGGAGCTTCAAGAGTTAGAGATTTATTTGAACAAGCAAAAAAAGTAGCACCTGCAATTATTTTTATTGATGAAATTGATGCAATTGGTAAAAGTAGAGCAAGTGGTGGACCAATGGGTGGAAATGATGAGAGAGAACAAACATTAAATCAGCTTTTAGCTGAAATGGATGGATTCTCAACAGAACATGCTCCTGTTATTGTATTAGCAGCAACAAATAGACCTGAAGTTCTTGATCCTGCACTTTTAAGACCAGGACGATTTGACAGACAAGTTTTAGTTGATAAACCTGATTATGAAGGAAGAATTGAAATCTTAAAAGTACATATTAAAGATGTAAAATTAGGGAAAAATGTAGATTTAAAAGAAATTGCAAAAATGACAGCAGGACTTGCTGGAGCTGATTTAGCAAATATCATTAATGAAGCAGCATTACTTGCAGGGCGAGCTAATAAAGATGAAGTTGAACCAAGTGATTTTAAAGAAGCGGTAGAGAGACAAATTGCTGGACTTGAGAAAAAATCAAGAAGAATTTCTCCAAAAGAGAGAAAAATAGTTGCTTATCATGAATCTGGACACGCACTAATTGCTGAAATTACAAAAGGTGCAAATAAAGTAAATAAAGTATCAATTGTTCCAAGAGGACTTGCTGCACTTGGATATACTTTAAATACTCCAGAAGAAAATAAATACTTGATGCAAAAACATGAATTGTTAGCTGAAGTTGATGTTCTTTTAGGTGGACGTGCAGCAGAACAAGTATTTATTGGAGAAATTAGTACTGGTGCAGGAAATGATTTAGAAAGAGCAACTGGAATTATTAAATCAATGGCTACTATTTATGGTATGAGTGATATTGCTGGATTAATGGTTTTAGAAAAAAGAACAAATCAATTTTTAGGTGGACAAACTCAAAAAGATTATTCAGATGCTATGGCAAAAGAACTTGATAATCACGTAAAAACATTGTTAAATGAAAGATATGAAATTGTTTTAAATGCTCTAAAAGAAAATAGTGCAGCAATTGAACAAATGACAGCAGAATTACTTGATATTGAAGTAATTACAGGTGAAAGAGTAAGAGAAATTATCAAAGAAAATGGTGGAAAAGTTTTCGAAGATGAAGATTTGCATAGTGAGGCAATTACTCTTGAAGATGAAACTACAAAAACAGAAACTACTGAGTTATAA